TAAGGACGGCAAAGGTCTCTCTACTGCGGATATGATTGCGCATGTTCCCAAAGAGAAGCGTACAGGCGGACATGCCATGGAAATCTCCTCTACACGAATTGAAGAGATCCTTTCCGGCAAAATTGAAGAACGTTTCCCTAAACGTTTTGGTATTGATTTCTATCATCACTATAAAGAAGATATCGCTTTGTTTGCTGAGATGGGCTTTAAAGTGTTCCGTTTGTCCATTCACTGGGCACGTATTTTCCCGAACGGTTACGATCAAGAGCCGAACGAAGCTGGCTTGAAATTCTATGATGACGTCTTCGACGAACTGTTGAAATACGGCATTGAACCGTTGGTAACCTTGTCTCACTACGAAACACCGCTGGGTCTGACACAGAAATACAATGGTTGGGCAGGTCGTGAAGTGATTGGGCACTATGTGAGATATGCAGAAACTGTGTTCAACCGTTATAAAAATAAAGTGAGATACTGGTTGACGTTTAATGAAATCAACGTGATGCTGTTTAGCCCATACACAGGTGGCGGTATCCTGATCGATAAAGTGGACAACCAACTGCAAACGACATATCAAGCGCTGCATCACCAATTTGTAGCTAGTGCACTGGTAACCAAGCTTGCCCATGAGATTATTCCTGGTTCCCAAGTGGGCTGTATGCTCGCTCGGATGGAAACGTACCCGGCGACTTGTAATCCGGTAGATGTTCGTCTGGCGCAACATGAGAATCAGATTAACCTCTTCTTCACGGATATGCATGCTCGGGGTCAATACCCGAACTACATGGCTCGTTACTTTGAAGAAAACAACATCGTGATTCAGAAAGAAGCAGGCGATGATGAGATCTTGCTGAACAATACGGTTGATTTCATTTCCTTCAGTTACTACATGTCTGTAACCAAATCTGCATCCGCAGACAAGGAAGAAACAGCAGGTAACCTGACTGGCGGCGTGAAAAACCCTTATCTGGAAGCTTCCGACTGGGGCTGGGAGATCGACCCGATCGGTCTGCGCGTAACGTTGAATAACTTCTGGGATCGCTACCAGAAACCATTGTTCATCGTAGAAAATGGTCTGGGTGCATATGACCGTGTTGAAGAAGACGGTTCAATCCATGACTCCTATCGTGTGGACTATCTGAAGAAACACATCGAACAAATGAAAGAAGCGATCAAAGACGGTGTGGATCTGATTGGATTTACAGCATGGGGGCCGATTGACCTCGTGAGTATGTCCACATCTGAAATGTCCAAACGTTATGGTTTCATCTACGTGGATTTGGACGATGAAGGTAATGGAACACTCAAACGTTCGAAGAAAGATTCGTTTGACTGGTACAAAAACGTAATTGCCAGCAATGGTGAGCAACTATAATTTGGTCTGACTCCTTTATCTTAAACCCGGATCGCTGTAGTAATTAGGCTATTCGAGGATTGTTACCGCATAAAGCGGGCAAAACCCAGCATAAAGCAGGCCATCGGTGATTATCTGATCTGAAGCCCTTTAGTTGGCGTGTTGTCCGCTTTTTGATGTGGGACTGATCGAAACAAGTGCTTACGGGCATAGGGTCAACCGTTTTAACAAAGAATGAAGATAACGTAACCAGAGAGGAATGACAGATATGACAACACCATTTCCGAAGGATTTTCTATGGGGCGGCGCAGTCGCAGCCAATCAGCTCGAAGGAGCCTACAATACAGATGGCAAAGGCCTGTCTGTTCAGGATGTAATGCCGCATGGGATTACGACGCCAAGAACGGAAGGACCAACAGAAGATAACTTGAAACTGATCGGAATTGACTTTTATAACCGCTACAAAGAGGATGTTAAATTGTTTGCTGAAATGGGCTTCAAAGTATTCCGTACATCCATCGCGTGGTCCCGTATCTTCCCTAAAGGTGATGAATTGGAGCCAAACGAAAAAGGTCTGCAATTCTATGATGATCTGTTTGACGAGTGCCACAAATATGGGATTGAACCCCTCGTAACGATCTCTCACTATGAGACACCGCTGCATTTGTCCAAAACGTATGACGGCTGGGTTAACCGTAAAATGATTGAGTTCTACGAGCGTTATG
Above is a window of Paenibacillus sp. E222 DNA encoding:
- a CDS encoding glycoside hydrolase family 1 protein, with the protein product MTTAKKGFPENFLWGGATAANQLEGAFDKDGKGLSTADMIAHVPKEKRTGGHAMEISSTRIEEILSGKIEERFPKRFGIDFYHHYKEDIALFAEMGFKVFRLSIHWARIFPNGYDQEPNEAGLKFYDDVFDELLKYGIEPLVTLSHYETPLGLTQKYNGWAGREVIGHYVRYAETVFNRYKNKVRYWLTFNEINVMLFSPYTGGGILIDKVDNQLQTTYQALHHQFVASALVTKLAHEIIPGSQVGCMLARMETYPATCNPVDVRLAQHENQINLFFTDMHARGQYPNYMARYFEENNIVIQKEAGDDEILLNNTVDFISFSYYMSVTKSASADKEETAGNLTGGVKNPYLEASDWGWEIDPIGLRVTLNNFWDRYQKPLFIVENGLGAYDRVEEDGSIHDSYRVDYLKKHIEQMKEAIKDGVDLIGFTAWGPIDLVSMSTSEMSKRYGFIYVDLDDEGNGTLKRSKKDSFDWYKNVIASNGEQL